GAGTAGTTGCCGGAAAGGGAGAGCGCCGAGGGCTTGGACTCGGGATCGAGGCCGCGCTTGCCGGCGCCGGAGAAAGAGGCGCCGAAGGCCAACCCGTAAACGGGGTTGTAGCTGAGCGTCGGGAGGATGGACCAGGCGATCCCAGGACTGAACTCTCCCTGGGCCGCGGGTTCGAGGCGGCGATGGAAGATCCACTCCTGCAGCACGTCGAGGATATCGCGCTGCGCCACGGCGACGGTGTCCGTAGCCGCCTTCGCCGCGCCCGCGGTGTCGGTGGCGGCTGCTGTGGCCGCGGGCGTTTCCTGGGAACGACTCACGGTCGCCGCAGCGACGAGGATGAGCCCCCAGAGCCAGGCGCCGGAGAGGGGCGCGCCCACAATCCTCATGCCAAGGCTCCGAGAATCTTGAGCAGCACCTCTTTGATGGGAACCTCGATGCTGGCGGCCACCAAAAGCGGCAGGACCGCAGGTACCAGGAGCGCCACCAGCGTCGTCTTGCCGATCGGCACCGACCGCATCCCGGTCCCGAGGGCGTAGAGCGTGGCCATGTCCGCCGCAGGGCCGATTTCCGGCGCGGCGAGAATCGCGTCGTCTTCTACCGGCCGGCCGAGCACCCAGCGCTCATGGACGCCGCGCACTTGCTTTCCGGCGAGAGCGCCGTATTCGAAGCGCGCGCGCAGGCGGGTGCGCCGGAGTGGTCCGGAGAAAGCCGTGAGGGGCGAAACGAAGAGCACGGTGAGGAGGACCACCAACCCGGCCGCGAGGGCCTTGAACTGCATCACATGGGCGCCGTGCGCCAGGATCTGATGGGCGACGGAGGAAGCGACGACGCTCGAGAAGGCCAGCACCACCAGGGTGAAGGCGAGGGGGAGCTGCTCGGTGAAGCCGAGGCCGCCGGCGCGGTCTGGGTGGGAGGGCACGAGTTGCAGATCCAAGGCGGCGAGCCGGCGGCAGAGAAGCCAGGTGAGCAGCAAGCGCCAGAGCCAGAGGATGGCCATGAAAAGGAACAGGGGTCGCGTTACGAAGAAGAGCCAGGTGCCGCCGAAGCCCACACCTTCCGGGGTGCGAGCCCACGCCACTACGTCGTCCACCGCCCCCTGCCAAGGGCTCGAAGCGATCACCAGCACCACGATCGCGGCCAAGAGCGTCCAGATCCATCTCGAGTCGCGCCAGCGTTCGACGGAACGCAGAGCACCGGCAAGGTGCGCTTGCTCTTCTGGGCGGACCAGCCCGGAGGGAACGAAGTTTCCCACGATGATGCCGAGGATCCGATCCGACCAGGGTTCCGAGAGCACGAAGAGCGGGATCGCGAGCAGGCAGCGGACGTGAACCCCCAGATGGCGCCACAACGATTCCGGATCGCTCCCGTTCTGCAGCCGCCCCGTCGCTCCCGCCCAGACCACGAGGGGTAGCCAGCCGAGGAGGGCGAAGAAGACCGCGCGCCGCCGGGCTCCGAGACCTTCCCGGGGCGCGAGCCGCAGCAGACGCTGCAGGCGCAGCCACGGATCCTGCACCAGAGAGAACCGCATCTCTTCCGGACCAACGCTCACCGGTTCCCTCCTCGGTGCCATCCTAGCAGACGAACGGGACCCCTTCCGAATTCCTGGAATCGTCCCCGAGTGAAGCACGACTTCGCAAGCGATCGGAACGAGGGCCGCCATAGCCGGCACCGATGCCGGCTTCAGTGGGAATGGGCCTGGTGCAGGAGACCGCTCAGCAGCAGTCCTGTGAGCACCGCCACCAGATTGTAGAAGCGACGTTCGTGGTGGGCGTGGGCGTGCGGCAGCAGATCCGAGGTGGCGATGAAGAGGAACGTGCCCGCCGCCACACCGACGGTGAGGCCGAGCAGCGTCGGGCTGGCGTGGCGCAACGCCACCAACGCGACCGCACCACCGAGCGGCGTCAGCAGCGAGAAGATCAGGAGGAGGACGAGGGCCTGCCGGCGGCGGAATCCGAAGAAAAGCAGGATGCTGCAGAGCGAGAACGTATCCGGAATCTTGTGCGCCAGGATGGCCCAGACCACGGCGGAACCCAGGGCCGGCATCATGACGCTGGACCCGAGCGCCACTCCGTCCAGCAGGGCGTGCAGCGAGATGCCGGTGTAAGCGGCGAAACCGCTGCGTCGCCCGGCCAGCTCCTCCGTCTCGTGCGGGTGGATGAGGACGAACTTCTCCAGCGCCAAGAGGAGCATGAATCCGAGGAGCACGGCGGGAAAGAAGTGACGCGACAACTGCAGCGACTGCGGCAGGAGATCGAAGAACACCACGCCGAGGACGATCCCGGCGCTCAGGCTGATGAGGAGCTGCAGCTCCCGATGCGACCAGCTGCGCAGCAGAGGGATGAGCCCCGAAACGAAGGACACGGCGAAGATCCCGGCCGCGTAGACCAGGTAGCGCAGCGCGACGTGTTCCACGGGGCTCCTCGGGAGGATCAGGGAGTCTGGAATGACCTGCTGAGACCGGCCCAAGATCCGCGCCGGCAACGGGCGCCGTCAAGGGCCTCCTGGGAGAACCCCGGGAACAGGCTCGCCACCAGGAGCGAGACTCTGGAACAGTCGTTCGACGCTCTCCATGTTGCGTTCCCAGCAGGCACGCTCCGCCACCAGGGCGCGGTTCTTCACCGCCGCCCGCGCCCGCAACTCGGCGTCGGCACA
The sequence above is a segment of the Candidatus Krumholzibacteriia bacterium genome. Coding sequences within it:
- a CDS encoding ZIP family metal transporter yields the protein MEHVALRYLVYAAGIFAVSFVSGLIPLLRSWSHRELQLLISLSAGIVLGVVFFDLLPQSLQLSRHFFPAVLLGFMLLLALEKFVLIHPHETEELAGRRSGFAAYTGISLHALLDGVALGSSVMMPALGSAVVWAILAHKIPDTFSLCSILLFFGFRRRQALVLLLIFSLLTPLGGAVALVALRHASPTLLGLTVGVAAGTFLFIATSDLLPHAHAHHERRFYNLVAVLTGLLLSGLLHQAHSH